The following proteins are encoded in a genomic region of Zea mays cultivar B73 chromosome 9, Zm-B73-REFERENCE-NAM-5.0, whole genome shotgun sequence:
- the LOC103638999 gene encoding 5-pentadecatrienyl resorcinol O-methyltransferase, which yields MALSTQDLLEAHVELWHQSLCYAKSLALAVALDLRIPDAIHHHGGSATLPQILAETAAHPSKLRALRRLMRVLTVSGTFSVEQQPPAGGDDSTVDAPDEAVYRLTAASRFLVSDEVSSSTLAPFVSLALHPIAVSPHTMGICAWFRQEQREPSPYGLAFQQTFPTIWEHADDVNALLNKGMVADSRFLMPIMLRECGEVFRGIESLVDVGGGHGGATAAIAAAFPHLKCSVLDLPHVVAGAPSDVNVQFVAGNMFQSIPPATAVFLKTTLHDWGDDECVKILKNCRQAISPRDAGGKVIILDMVVGYGQPNITHLETQVMFDLYIMTVNGAERDEQEWKKIFIEAGFKDYKILPILGALSVIEVYP from the exons ATGGCACTCAGCACTCAGGACTTGCTCGAAGCTCACGTCGAGCTCTGGCACCAGTCCCTGTGCTACGCCAAATCGCTCGCGCTCGCAGTGGCACTGGACCTCCGCATCCCCGACGCGATCCACCACCATGGCGGCAGCGCCACCCTTCCCCAGATCCTCGCCGAGACTGCGGCCCACCCAAGTAAGCTTCGCGCTCTACGCCGCCTCATGCGCGTGCTCACCGTCTCGGGCACCTTTAGCGTCGAGCAACAACCGCCAGCTGGTGGTGATGATTCGACCGTCGACGCGCCGGACGAAGCTGTCTACAGGCTCACGGCAGCCTCCCGCTTCCTCGTTAGCGACGAGGTGAGCTCGTCGACCTTGGCTCCCTTTGTGAGCCTGGCGCTCCATCCTATCGCTGTCTCTCCGCACACCATGGGCATCTGCGCGTGGTTCCGGCAGGAGCAGCGTGAACCGTCCCCGTATGGCCTGGCTTTCCAGCAAACATTCCCAACGATCTGGGAACACGCTGACGACGTAAACGCCTTACTGAACAAAGGCATGGTCGCGGACAGCCGCTTCCTGATGCCAATCATGCTCAGGGAGTGCGGCGAGGTGTTCCGTGGGATCGAATCGTTGGTCGACGTAGGCGGTGGGCATGGTGGCGCCACCGCCGCCATCGCCGCTGCCTTCCCGCACCTCAAGTGCAGCGTGCTTGACCTCCCGCACGTTGTCGCCGGCGCTCCGTCCGATGTCAACGTGCAGTTCGTCGCAGGCAATATGTTTCAGAGTATTCCACCTGCAACCGCTGTTTTCCTCAAG ACCACTTTACATGACTGGGGTGACGACGAGTGTGTCAAGATATTGAAAAATTGCAGGCAAGCTATATCTCCACGTGATGCAGGAGGGAAGGTAATAATCTTGGACATGGTAGTTGGATACGGGCAGCCAAACATAACGCATCTAGAGACACAAGTTATGTTTGATTTGTATATTATGACGGTTAATGGAGCTGAGCGCGACGAGCAAGAGTGGAAGAAGATTTTCATAGAAGCAGGATTCAAAGACTACAAAATCCTACCAATCCTTGGTGCACTATCAGTCATCGAGGTCTATCCATGA